Genomic segment of Leptospira perdikensis:
TTCTTCCTCGGATTCTTCTAACTTAGTTACTTGTACAATTTCGTTTGTATGAATCGGACCAATTTTAGATTTTTGTTTTAATTCTTCTGGAACTAACTCTAATCGTGTGAGAGGAATTTCAAATGAGAATTCCGAACCCTCACCAATAGTACTCCTTACATGGATAGTTCCTCCTAGAAATTCGACTAACTGTTGGCAAATGGAAAGCCCCAATCCTGTTCCTTCTTTATAGGAACTGCCTTGTTCTGTTTGTTGGAAGGCTTCAAAAATAGAATGTAATTGGTCATTTGGAATCCCGATCCCTGTGTCTTTTACAATGAATCGAACCGAATCAAAAGATTGATCTGGATTACTTTGAATTTTGATTTCTAAACTCACCGAACCTTGGTTTGTAAACTTCAGAGTATTCCCGAGCAAGTTAACTAGTATTTGGCGAATTTTTTGAATATCTGCTTCGTAGTAAGAAGATTCGATGTTTTCAGCACCAATCAATTCGAAACTAATCGATTTTTCAGAAAAACGATAGGAAAACATGGAGAATAATGTATCCCAAAGTTGGACAAGGGGAAATCTCTCTCTGGTTTCTGTCATCTTCCCGGCTTCAATTTTGGAAAGATCTAAAATATCGTTAATCATTCCTAATAAATGGACCCCATTTTCAAAGAGAGAGTTAACATAACCTTTTAAGTGGCTTGGAAGATTGGGGTCTTTTTCCAAAATTTGAGAAAACCCGATGACAGCATGGAGAGGGGTTCTGAGTTCGTGAGTGATTTTAGAAAAGAAAACAGATTTAGAACGATTGGCTTTGATAGCAGCTTCTACCGCTTTTTGTAATCGTTTATTTTGTAATTGGATTTTTTGAGAATAATCATTTAACTTATCTTCTGCGATCTTTCTGTCAGTAATGTCAAAAACCGTTGACTTACTAATAATAAAGTTTCCATCTTTATCGAAAGTAGATGTTGAGTTTAAACTCACAAAAAAAGTAGATTTATCTTTTCTTACAAATTCCAACTCGACTCCGGTTAAATTTTCGTTGGGAAAAGAGTTGATAATAAGTCTGTATTTGTCCTGACTGCTTTCTGTCATTAAGTCATTGAATGTAAAATTCCCAACAATCTCTTCTCTTGCATAACCTAGCCAATCTAATTCGGTATCATTGATAGAAACAATGACGTTGTCTTTGTCAAATGAGTGGTAACCACAGGGTGCATTGTTATAAAGATCTAAAATCCTTTCATAGGATTTCATTAAGTTTTCTTCTGCAATCTTTCTGTTGGTGATATCGTTTCCGA
This window contains:
- a CDS encoding PAS domain-containing sensor histidine kinase; protein product: MIDGILTGLFVFGLLLIVFYYYNAFRKEKKLRLILFRKNLKNSEEIERTIREKEKQYQDIYDTANSIIIRWSPDFKIHSINPYAEEFFQINRDLAEGKDVVLDLFQIPIEKSNEVKSQLWNIFHRPEQNIRQEYDVFIGEHDKRTVTWSNRILKNEFGYPYEVLSIGNDITNRKIAEENLMKSYERILDLYNNAPCGYHSFDKDNVIVSINDTELDWLGYAREEIVGNFTFNDLMTESSQDKYRLIINSFPNENLTGVELEFVRKDKSTFFVSLNSTSTFDKDGNFIISKSTVFDITDRKIAEDKLNDYSQKIQLQNKRLQKAVEAAIKANRSKSVFFSKITHELRTPLHAVIGFSQILEKDPNLPSHLKGYVNSLFENGVHLLGMINDILDLSKIEAGKMTETRERFPLVQLWDTLFSMFSYRFSEKSISFELIGAENIESSYYEADIQKIRQILVNLLGNTLKFTNQGSVSLEIKIQSNPDQSFDSVRFIVKDTGIGIPNDQLHSIFEAFQQTEQGSSYKEGTGLGLSICQQLVEFLGGTIHVRSTIGEGSEFSFEIPLTRLELVPEELKQKSKIGPIHTNEIVQVTKLEESEEEFVHSFLNASDPELKRQILQLIRIQNFGQLTGVLNAIQTEDKGKKILEQKVQNKRYKFLIDLLQSSNPSE